The following proteins are encoded in a genomic region of Sorangiineae bacterium MSr12523:
- a CDS encoding VWA domain-containing protein: MTADLGARIERLALGPEHIEKQRFVKVARPLLAAFGYRPKTETAALEKLAASEPSPESLQAAWAELEENVELVERATIVAGRPLVAYAAWLRRVWELLARASQEGKAPAAGSVGLLPPLGFATEVPETTRALELELALVDHLLDGARTETRLLGRRRQQLLAARQVLLDVAAALPLDARAVTARSEYVAQQIAWLDRLQAAGLQPDVDVVHQARQASRTGDVRLLYAALRALEEGSDAELGPAASRALGGLRGCHPLEIHESLERSAKESFGAMAFYDDATRACALAVDGAFELGAPMTPVRIEEERRRVRAVRFPTPAMQLVPARGPEDLRDALISDPRALLLDLAAGRLLSRRFIREEVERHSRVLMTSEVRVYVLDGSTSMRGNRSRMRDAIVLAELATLRKRLEDPGHVRPMLYFRYFTEELGDLIRASNPTDVDQAIASICATEREGGTDIEKALLSSFATIAQAKANDPALALAQIVLVTDGRAPVDEAKVTQVRESLGELPIGVSVIALGEENAVLRALVARQRTRGERAFYHFMDDAQLEGICSGAQLGPSLHADVANDFTPPEQEIGLLLDELELIARRRDQGALDDLELEADARREAGLEPGDITEGERARTEALYRDRRALEQRFARWFPEPPAAPRTVADDDEEEAVYVALAAIAEVLDVVGGTELHRRADAIALIERLLPEARLTPAVYARAVSSGSARIATALRAVHHAVAGRAA; the protein is encoded by the coding sequence GTGACCGCGGATCTCGGCGCGCGCATCGAGCGGCTCGCGCTCGGGCCGGAGCACATCGAGAAGCAGCGCTTCGTCAAGGTGGCGCGGCCGCTCCTGGCGGCCTTTGGCTACCGCCCGAAGACGGAGACGGCGGCGTTGGAAAAGCTCGCTGCGTCGGAACCGTCACCCGAATCGCTCCAGGCCGCGTGGGCCGAGCTGGAAGAGAACGTGGAGCTCGTGGAGCGGGCCACCATCGTCGCGGGCCGGCCCCTCGTCGCCTATGCGGCGTGGCTGCGTCGCGTGTGGGAGCTCCTCGCGCGCGCTTCCCAGGAAGGCAAGGCGCCCGCGGCAGGTTCCGTGGGATTGCTCCCGCCGCTCGGCTTTGCGACGGAGGTGCCGGAGACCACGCGCGCCTTGGAGCTCGAGCTCGCGCTCGTCGATCACCTCCTCGACGGTGCGCGCACCGAGACGCGTCTTCTCGGGCGAAGGCGGCAGCAGCTTCTCGCCGCGCGGCAGGTCCTTCTCGACGTGGCCGCCGCCTTGCCCCTGGATGCCCGCGCGGTCACGGCACGAAGCGAATACGTCGCGCAGCAGATCGCGTGGCTCGATCGCCTTCAGGCGGCGGGACTCCAGCCCGACGTCGATGTGGTTCATCAAGCACGCCAGGCATCCCGCACGGGCGACGTGCGCCTTCTCTACGCCGCCCTGCGCGCGCTCGAGGAGGGCTCCGATGCCGAGCTCGGGCCCGCCGCTTCGCGCGCCCTTGGTGGTCTTCGCGGGTGCCACCCGCTCGAGATCCATGAATCGCTCGAGCGCTCGGCGAAGGAGAGCTTCGGCGCGATGGCGTTTTACGATGACGCCACGCGCGCATGCGCGCTGGCCGTCGATGGTGCCTTCGAGCTCGGCGCGCCGATGACGCCCGTGCGCATCGAGGAAGAGCGCCGGCGGGTGCGCGCGGTCCGTTTTCCCACGCCGGCCATGCAGCTGGTCCCCGCCCGCGGTCCCGAGGACCTCCGGGACGCGCTCATCTCCGATCCTCGGGCCTTGCTGCTCGATCTTGCGGCGGGTCGTCTCTTGAGCCGGCGCTTCATCCGCGAGGAGGTCGAGCGGCACTCGCGCGTGCTCATGACCAGCGAGGTCCGCGTTTACGTGCTCGACGGCTCCACCTCGATGCGGGGCAATCGCTCGCGCATGCGCGACGCCATCGTGCTCGCGGAGCTCGCGACCCTGCGAAAGCGCCTCGAGGATCCCGGCCACGTGCGCCCGATGCTCTACTTCCGCTACTTCACCGAGGAACTCGGGGACCTCATCCGGGCCTCCAACCCGACGGATGTCGACCAGGCCATCGCGAGCATCTGCGCCACCGAGCGCGAGGGCGGGACCGACATCGAGAAAGCATTGCTTTCGAGCTTCGCCACGATCGCGCAGGCCAAGGCGAACGATCCTGCGCTGGCACTCGCGCAGATCGTCCTCGTGACCGACGGCCGCGCACCCGTGGACGAGGCCAAGGTCACCCAGGTGCGCGAAAGCTTGGGCGAGCTACCCATCGGCGTGAGCGTCATCGCGCTCGGCGAGGAAAACGCCGTGCTGCGCGCCCTGGTTGCCCGTCAGCGCACACGCGGCGAGCGCGCGTTCTACCATTTCATGGACGACGCCCAGCTCGAGGGCATCTGCAGCGGCGCGCAGCTCGGCCCATCGTTGCATGCCGACGTCGCGAACGACTTTACGCCGCCGGAGCAGGAAATCGGCCTGCTCCTCGACGAACTGGAGCTCATCGCACGGCGCCGCGACCAAGGCGCACTCGACGATCTGGAGCTCGAGGCCGACGCTCGCCGCGAGGCCGGACTCGAGCCCGGCGACATCACCGAGGGAGAGCGCGCCCGTACCGAGGCCCTCTACCGAGACCGCCGCGCGCTCGAGCAGCGCTTCGCCCGATGGTTCCCCGAGCCGCCCGCGGCCCCGCGCACCGTCGCGGATGACGATGAAGAGGAAGCCGTGTACGTCGCCCTCGCCGCCATTGCCGAGGTTCTCGACGTGGTCGGCGGCACGGAATTGCACCGTCGCGCCGACGCCATCGCACTGATCGAGCGGTTGCTCCCCGAAGCGCGCCTCACCCCGGCCGTGTATGCGCGCGCCGTATCCTCGGGCTCCGCGCGCATCGCCACGGCGTTACGCGCGGTGCACCATGCCGTTGCAGGGCGCGCCGCGTAA
- a CDS encoding MoxR family ATPase yields MVESIPIAETPAAGRFFKFFNELGRVFVEREGLLRQIALALLAREHVLMTGPPGTAKSAIASAVLRRILDESTGAPSVFARQFTESTVQTDLVGPVDFKTLMQTGRTEYFTDEGMLGAVHAFLDEVLDGRDMLLRTTLNVLHERELKQGTFTTKGAIECALMTTNRYLAEVLETSRETLLAFIDRIAFIAFVPKSFADSANFTQVLRTQVGGVGRPRLDSLLTIQDLDVLQAAVDAVFVPDEVCDAMGALIEALDRELSSTARSDPSFFPTRYLSTRTAVRLGRVLRAATVLRRITRGGAEEATFEDLSMLRYSLLLCGPPREAVDSLLARETDPRERRQLSIMKVESSIFDAVLARLPKPVPKPAPQAALYSVDELARTVEDVKKEAEPAKLLRTVEKLAKAADAGGRDAPRAASLLADTLEALGGRALEKGLAGGAGELPVDKVVDDLSNLAGQLEKASGTTRPIARWLRGRAMSLLEEHVSLGFANMGAWLDEGHATVRPLESSDAMLAALEKLVAEHAKLRAEGAETPEKAADAPFARAAARLEDQLVVLWDGELQRAVRAALLGKEADRLDAVVDALEPHLEHVDRTAQRLEALGATPLAFKSRVLGPRIRPLLEAAFEGIDTRDRLLLIERTSSVLERLEAVGLGRVLTRSELLALMAKVLLRTERAQHPVRSPSAKGYRDLRSAEQRVSLTYTLLVTAFRVSHDAASSPAEYDARIADLHEVLERIPAELRDEVVRVDIERIGRAVTLLEQFWESLRGPIESACTSGDATALFVALDDTRKSRFFHVVYDEGAFARFALEARLVGEGFPAARERTTALRTRIDELEARSSGLLARLRSGHADAVWSDILAMGRS; encoded by the coding sequence ATGGTCGAGTCCATCCCGATCGCCGAGACGCCTGCGGCGGGTCGCTTTTTCAAGTTCTTCAACGAACTTGGCCGCGTTTTCGTGGAGCGCGAGGGCCTGCTTCGCCAGATCGCGCTGGCGCTTCTCGCGCGCGAGCACGTCTTGATGACCGGCCCTCCGGGCACCGCGAAAAGCGCCATCGCGTCCGCGGTGCTCCGGAGGATCCTCGACGAAAGCACCGGGGCGCCCAGCGTCTTCGCCCGCCAATTCACCGAGAGCACCGTACAGACGGATCTCGTGGGGCCGGTGGACTTCAAGACGCTCATGCAAACGGGGCGCACGGAATACTTCACCGACGAGGGCATGCTCGGCGCCGTGCATGCCTTTCTCGACGAGGTGCTCGACGGGCGCGACATGCTCCTGCGCACCACGCTCAACGTGCTGCACGAGCGCGAGCTCAAACAGGGCACGTTTACCACCAAGGGCGCCATCGAGTGCGCGTTGATGACGACCAACCGCTACCTGGCGGAGGTCCTCGAAACGTCGCGTGAAACGCTGCTCGCGTTCATCGATCGCATCGCGTTCATCGCCTTCGTTCCAAAGAGCTTTGCCGACAGCGCCAATTTCACGCAGGTGTTGCGCACGCAGGTTGGAGGGGTAGGGCGTCCGCGTTTGGATTCGCTGCTCACCATCCAGGATTTGGACGTCCTGCAGGCCGCGGTCGACGCGGTGTTCGTTCCCGACGAGGTGTGCGATGCCATGGGCGCGCTCATCGAGGCGCTCGATCGCGAGCTTTCCAGCACCGCGCGGAGCGATCCCAGTTTTTTCCCGACGCGCTATTTGTCGACGCGCACCGCCGTGCGGCTCGGGCGCGTGTTGCGGGCGGCCACGGTGTTGCGACGCATCACGCGGGGCGGGGCGGAGGAGGCCACCTTCGAGGATCTGTCCATGCTTCGTTACAGCCTGCTCTTGTGCGGGCCCCCGCGCGAGGCGGTGGACAGCCTTCTCGCACGCGAGACCGATCCGCGTGAACGGCGCCAGCTTTCCATCATGAAGGTCGAAAGCAGCATCTTCGATGCGGTGCTGGCGCGTTTGCCCAAGCCCGTGCCGAAGCCGGCACCGCAGGCCGCCCTCTACTCGGTGGACGAGCTCGCGCGCACCGTGGAGGACGTGAAAAAAGAGGCAGAGCCGGCGAAGCTTCTGCGCACCGTCGAGAAGCTGGCCAAAGCGGCCGACGCAGGCGGACGCGATGCACCGCGGGCGGCCTCGCTCTTGGCCGACACCCTCGAGGCACTGGGGGGCCGCGCGCTCGAAAAGGGGCTCGCGGGCGGTGCGGGCGAGCTGCCCGTGGACAAGGTGGTGGACGACCTTTCGAATCTCGCGGGGCAGCTGGAGAAAGCTTCGGGCACGACCCGCCCGATTGCGCGATGGTTGCGTGGGCGGGCCATGTCGCTGCTCGAGGAACACGTGTCGCTCGGGTTCGCGAACATGGGGGCGTGGCTCGACGAGGGCCATGCGACCGTGCGCCCGCTCGAGAGCTCCGACGCGATGCTCGCGGCGCTGGAGAAGCTCGTGGCCGAGCACGCGAAGCTCCGCGCCGAAGGGGCGGAGACGCCGGAAAAAGCCGCGGATGCCCCGTTCGCGCGGGCGGCGGCGCGGCTGGAGGACCAGCTGGTCGTGCTCTGGGATGGCGAGCTTCAACGCGCCGTGCGTGCGGCGTTGCTGGGCAAGGAAGCCGATCGCCTCGATGCGGTGGTGGACGCGCTCGAGCCGCATTTGGAGCACGTGGATCGGACGGCGCAGCGCCTGGAGGCACTCGGGGCCACGCCGCTGGCCTTCAAATCGCGCGTGCTCGGGCCGCGCATCCGGCCGCTGCTCGAGGCGGCCTTCGAGGGTATCGACACGCGCGATCGGCTGCTGCTCATCGAGCGCACGTCCTCGGTGCTGGAGCGGCTCGAGGCGGTGGGTCTGGGGCGCGTGCTCACCCGCAGCGAGCTGCTCGCGCTGATGGCCAAAGTGCTTTTGCGCACCGAGCGGGCGCAGCACCCGGTTCGATCGCCGAGTGCCAAGGGTTACCGTGACCTGCGCAGCGCCGAGCAACGCGTCTCGCTGACGTACACCCTGCTGGTGACGGCCTTTCGCGTGTCGCACGACGCGGCCTCCTCCCCTGCGGAGTATGACGCCCGCATCGCGGACCTGCACGAGGTCTTGGAGCGCATTCCCGCGGAGCTGCGTGACGAGGTCGTGAGGGTGGATATCGAGCGCATCGGCCGCGCGGTGACCCTTCTCGAGCAATTTTGGGAAAGCCTGCGCGGGCCCATCGAGAGCGCGTGCACCTCGGGCGATGCGACGGCGCTGTTCGTGGCCCTCGACGATACGCGCAAGAGCCGGTTTTTCCACGTGGTATACGACGAGGGTGCCTTTGCGCGGTTCGCGCTCGAGGCGCGCCTCGTGGGCGAGGGTTTCCCAGCGGCGCGCGAGCGAACCACCGCGCTGCGCACGCGCATCGACGAGCTCGAGGCGCGTTCGAGCGGGCTTCTCGCGCGCTTGCGCAGCGGTCATGCCGACGCGGTGTGGAGCGATATCCTCGCGATGGGCCGTTCGTGA
- a CDS encoding TraR/DksA C4-type zinc finger protein has translation MKKNDLKKFKTLLTEKRDEIIKKAKQTLEEDMTLDANDLPDEMDLASSEYLQSFTFRLRGREKAFLDKINKALAKIEDGSFGVCEECGEEISLKRLEARPETNLCIRCKEDQERMEKDYS, from the coding sequence GTGAAAAAGAACGATCTGAAGAAGTTCAAAACGCTGCTCACGGAAAAGCGCGACGAGATCATCAAGAAGGCCAAGCAAACGTTGGAAGAGGACATGACCCTCGACGCCAACGACTTGCCCGACGAGATGGACCTCGCGTCGAGCGAGTACCTCCAATCCTTCACGTTCCGCCTGCGCGGCCGAGAAAAGGCGTTTCTGGACAAGATCAACAAGGCGCTCGCGAAGATTGAAGACGGTAGCTTCGGTGTCTGCGAAGAGTGCGGCGAAGAAATTTCCCTGAAGCGCCTCGAAGCCCGCCCGGAAACGAACCTTTGCATCCGCTGCAAGGAAGACCAAGAGCGCATGGAGAAGGACTACTCCTAG
- a CDS encoding oligosaccharide flippase family protein translates to MVRPLSHPAPSASKQDEPQAGQGARAVGRGGLAVLGAKAYFILLGFVQQTALKYAIGMAGYGALSRVLAPANIINNVIVSSSTQGVSRAVAGGGKRQDEAFRATLRVHVPLAIGLAVLFALLSPTYAAFQKSPHIARPLRIVACVVAIYGVYAPLVGSLNGRAMFTRQAALDTIFATLRTVGMIGVGWFFGSHFGAGVEGAVLGFVIAALLIVPMALFWSGTGRTPDAEGAPEVPRGTTYLAQLLPLALAQLFANGLMQADIAVLGRFLSSGALDSGLTGAAAASSSDEWVAVYRFCQFFAFLPYQLVLSIAQILFPMVARAHAEHDREAVRRYVERGARISAIACGLFVAVIAALPASVLGMAFGTVVSERGADTLRILVIGQGAFTLFGIGTTVLASLGKERLSATLSLVLLLFLTGSVWVASSHAEYGEPQLRATALSTSVTLAVGLLAMAVAVRRYSGAFIPVATFLRALGGIGLAYAAGLFLPRLGLLLTPVAAGVVAVAYVVLLAVTGELKSADREMVLSLISRRKRA, encoded by the coding sequence ATGGTTCGTCCTCTATCACACCCGGCCCCTTCCGCGTCCAAGCAGGACGAGCCGCAGGCCGGGCAAGGCGCGCGTGCGGTCGGACGGGGCGGACTGGCCGTGCTCGGCGCCAAGGCGTACTTCATTTTGCTGGGATTCGTGCAGCAAACGGCCCTGAAGTACGCGATCGGCATGGCCGGCTATGGCGCCCTTTCGCGGGTGCTTGCACCGGCCAACATCATCAACAACGTCATCGTCTCGAGCTCCACCCAAGGGGTCAGCCGCGCCGTGGCCGGCGGCGGCAAACGCCAGGACGAGGCCTTTCGGGCCACGCTGCGCGTGCATGTGCCGCTCGCGATCGGGCTCGCCGTGCTTTTCGCGTTGCTCAGCCCCACCTATGCGGCATTCCAGAAATCGCCACACATCGCGCGCCCGCTGCGCATCGTCGCGTGCGTGGTCGCGATTTACGGCGTGTATGCGCCGCTCGTGGGCTCGCTGAACGGGCGGGCGATGTTCACGCGCCAGGCGGCGCTGGATACGATTTTTGCGACCCTGCGCACGGTGGGCATGATCGGTGTGGGCTGGTTCTTCGGCTCGCACTTCGGCGCGGGGGTGGAGGGCGCGGTGCTCGGCTTCGTCATCGCCGCGCTGCTCATCGTGCCCATGGCGCTCTTTTGGAGCGGCACGGGGCGCACACCCGATGCGGAAGGCGCACCGGAGGTTCCACGCGGCACGACGTACCTCGCGCAGCTTTTGCCACTGGCCCTGGCGCAGCTCTTTGCCAATGGCTTGATGCAGGCGGACATCGCCGTGCTCGGACGCTTTCTCTCGTCGGGCGCGCTCGACAGCGGCCTCACGGGGGCCGCGGCCGCGAGCAGCTCGGACGAGTGGGTCGCCGTGTATCGGTTTTGCCAATTCTTCGCGTTTTTGCCTTACCAGCTCGTGCTGAGCATCGCGCAGATTCTCTTCCCCATGGTGGCACGCGCCCATGCGGAACACGATCGCGAGGCCGTCCGCCGATACGTCGAACGCGGGGCGCGGATCAGTGCCATCGCGTGCGGGTTGTTCGTCGCGGTCATCGCGGCGCTTCCCGCATCCGTGCTCGGCATGGCCTTCGGCACCGTGGTGTCCGAGCGCGGTGCGGATACGTTGCGCATTCTCGTGATTGGACAGGGTGCCTTCACCTTGTTCGGTATCGGCACCACCGTCCTGGCCAGCCTCGGCAAGGAGCGCCTTTCGGCGACCCTGAGCCTCGTGCTGCTACTTTTTCTCACGGGTTCGGTCTGGGTGGCGAGCTCCCACGCCGAGTATGGCGAGCCACAACTCCGCGCGACGGCCCTTTCGACGAGCGTGACCTTGGCCGTTGGCCTTTTGGCCATGGCGGTCGCCGTGCGTCGTTATTCGGGAGCGTTCATCCCCGTCGCCACGTTTCTGCGCGCGCTCGGGGGAATTGGCCTCGCCTATGCCGCAGGTTTGTTCCTTCCGCGACTCGGCTTGCTTCTCACGCCGGTTGCAGCCGGCGTCGTCGCCGTGGCGTATGTCGTCCTTCTCGCCGTGACGGGCGAGTTGAAGAGCGCCGATCGCGAAATGGTTCTTTCCCTGATTTCACGCCGCAAACGGGCGTGA
- a CDS encoding AMP-binding protein, giving the protein MLEGFVNWPDEFAAKYRELGYWRGETLGTMLRTRAEETPDRCAVIDGERAWTYRELEQRSARLAAGLRRLGIARGQRVLVQLPNMAEFLSLCFALFRIGAIPVLALPAHRVTEIVHLTDLSESVAYVVADLHLGFDYRTLARTIRERCPSVRHVLVAGDAQEFTSLGELEAHAPDDQETEPDPSDVALLLLSGGTTGAPKLIPRTHDDYLCNIRLATEAAGFHAQTRYLVSLPIEHNFALGCPGALGCLYAGGTVVLCRDPSPETAFGLIEREAITATALIPPLVLLWLEAVEWSTENLSSLQLLQAGGARLKAETAARVRGTLGCTLQQVYGMAEGLLNFTGINESDSVVFETQGRPMAVHDEVRIVDANDHEVADGEIGELHVRGPYTIRGYYRAEAHNRLAFTSDGFYRSGDLVRRLPSGHLVVEGRSKDVINRGGDKVPVEEIENYLLSHPCIRDVALIGIPDDAMGERTCACIIARDVPPTLAELNTHLRSIGVAAFKLLDRAVVLESFPKTPLGKVNKRELAARIVHPPRSSS; this is encoded by the coding sequence ATGCTCGAAGGCTTCGTAAATTGGCCCGACGAGTTCGCGGCGAAATACCGCGAACTCGGTTATTGGCGTGGCGAAACATTGGGGACCATGCTGCGCACCCGCGCCGAGGAAACGCCGGACCGGTGCGCCGTCATCGACGGCGAGCGCGCATGGACATACCGCGAGCTGGAGCAACGCTCCGCGCGCCTTGCCGCTGGATTGCGCCGGCTGGGCATCGCCCGGGGGCAGCGCGTATTGGTGCAATTGCCCAATATGGCGGAGTTTCTCTCTCTGTGCTTTGCGCTGTTTCGGATAGGAGCCATCCCGGTGCTCGCCTTGCCGGCGCATCGCGTGACGGAAATCGTCCATTTGACGGATCTCTCCGAGTCGGTGGCCTACGTCGTGGCCGATCTCCACCTCGGCTTCGATTATCGAACCTTGGCGCGCACCATTCGCGAGCGCTGTCCCAGCGTTCGCCACGTGTTGGTCGCAGGCGATGCGCAGGAATTCACGTCGCTGGGCGAACTCGAAGCGCACGCGCCGGACGACCAGGAAACGGAGCCCGATCCAAGCGATGTCGCGCTCCTCCTCTTGTCGGGCGGCACCACCGGCGCGCCCAAGCTGATTCCGCGCACCCACGACGACTATCTTTGCAACATCCGCCTTGCCACGGAGGCAGCCGGCTTTCACGCCCAAACGCGTTATCTCGTCAGCTTGCCCATCGAGCACAATTTCGCATTGGGTTGCCCGGGCGCGCTCGGTTGCCTGTACGCGGGCGGCACCGTCGTTCTCTGCCGCGATCCCAGCCCGGAGACAGCCTTTGGCCTGATAGAGCGCGAGGCCATCACGGCCACGGCGCTCATTCCACCTTTGGTCTTACTCTGGTTGGAGGCCGTGGAGTGGTCCACCGAGAACCTGAGCAGCCTCCAGCTTTTGCAGGCGGGAGGAGCCCGTCTCAAGGCCGAAACGGCGGCCCGTGTGCGGGGAACGCTGGGCTGCACCTTGCAACAGGTCTATGGCATGGCCGAAGGCCTGCTCAACTTCACGGGGATAAACGAATCCGACTCTGTCGTCTTCGAGACGCAAGGCCGCCCCATGGCCGTCCACGACGAGGTCCGCATCGTCGATGCCAACGATCACGAGGTGGCGGACGGTGAGATCGGGGAGCTGCACGTGCGGGGCCCCTACACCATTCGCGGGTATTACCGCGCCGAAGCGCATAATCGACTAGCTTTCACCTCCGACGGCTTTTATCGAAGCGGAGACTTGGTGCGCCGGCTCCCGAGCGGGCACCTCGTCGTGGAAGGGCGCAGCAAAGACGTCATCAACCGCGGTGGCGACAAAGTACCCGTCGAGGAAATCGAGAATTATCTTTTGTCGCATCCGTGCATTCGCGATGTCGCCCTAATCGGTATTCCCGACGATGCCATGGGCGAGCGCACGTGCGCGTGCATCATCGCGCGCGATGTGCCACCGACCCTCGCCGAGCTGAATACGCACTTGCGATCCATCGGCGTCGCCGCGTTCAAGCTGCTCGATCGCGCCGTCGTCCTGGAGAGCTTCCCCAAAACGCCCCTGGGCAAAGTCAACAAGCGCGAGTTGGCCGCGCGGATTGTCCACCCGCCTCGAAGTAGCAGCTAG
- a CDS encoding VOC family protein → MSCSHVLLWVRDLHRAVRDYRQLGFRVDYATAEAKAQHAHIWFRSGPAIELLTAPATAKWFKWPLELAFGRGAGHRMVRWTRNEGFCDVAVAVNASDLTHERRALARAGIPVGRVVRWTRTKPDGARVRFQFAYPRNEHLPFLVTPYDTPQCPPDVHHPNGAIALRQVRMAVHERDLAAVRRLVGDDPTFVLEPGENTHIRDVVIAGLSTELDSALLHGATIFRVGDEQCSKAS, encoded by the coding sequence ATGTCCTGTAGCCACGTCTTGCTCTGGGTTCGCGACCTTCATCGAGCGGTGCGCGACTACCGCCAACTCGGTTTTCGGGTGGATTATGCGACCGCGGAGGCCAAAGCACAGCATGCGCACATTTGGTTTCGCAGCGGCCCCGCCATCGAACTGCTCACGGCGCCCGCCACCGCCAAATGGTTCAAATGGCCCCTCGAGCTGGCCTTCGGCCGCGGCGCCGGCCATCGCATGGTGCGCTGGACGCGAAACGAAGGATTCTGCGACGTGGCCGTCGCCGTGAACGCGTCCGATCTCACGCACGAACGGCGAGCCCTCGCCCGAGCGGGCATCCCCGTGGGGCGCGTCGTTCGCTGGACGCGCACGAAGCCCGACGGCGCGCGCGTGCGATTCCAATTTGCCTATCCGCGCAACGAGCATCTGCCTTTTCTGGTGACCCCGTACGATACACCGCAGTGCCCGCCCGACGTTCACCATCCCAACGGAGCCATTGCACTCCGGCAAGTGCGAATGGCCGTGCACGAGCGCGATTTGGCGGCCGTGCGAAGACTCGTCGGGGACGATCCCACCTTCGTGTTGGAGCCCGGCGAGAACACACACATTCGCGATGTGGTCATCGCAGGTCTCTCCACGGAGCTCGACTCGGCGCTCCTGCACGGAGCAACCATCTTTCGCGTGGGAGACGAACAATGCTCGAAGGCTTCGTAA
- a CDS encoding Gfo/Idh/MocA family oxidoreductase has translation MRRRVLVAGTAFGRIYLAAVTSAPESFELAGVLARGSDYSRDVARQHGVPLYTSVDQVPGDVDIACVVVRSAATGGDGAELAQALLARGIHVLHEHPVHVREITACLQSAKRGGAAYAVNTLYPNVQSIRRFLAAATRLRQHQRVAFVDAACNSQVAYPLLDVIGRAVGGLRPWSFGACAPDQGGSPFRMLHATLGGVPVTLRMQNQVHPEDPDNHSHFMHRLELGFEAGVLTLADTHGLVLWNPRLHAPRDATGRLLMGGPGTERLAVPSTSVLGESEARSYHDVFARTWPDAVVAALHDLCDDIADPARRARAGQWAIGVSSAWRDLTARIGMPELIRPDPPQPFPLEKLHVL, from the coding sequence GTGAGGCGGCGCGTCCTCGTCGCCGGCACCGCCTTCGGGCGCATCTACCTTGCCGCGGTGACCTCGGCGCCCGAGTCGTTCGAGCTCGCCGGGGTGCTGGCCCGCGGAAGCGACTATTCGCGCGACGTGGCACGGCAGCACGGCGTGCCGCTTTACACGAGTGTCGATCAGGTACCCGGTGACGTGGACATCGCCTGCGTGGTCGTTCGATCGGCCGCGACGGGCGGCGATGGTGCCGAATTGGCCCAGGCCCTGCTCGCGCGCGGTATTCACGTCTTGCACGAGCACCCCGTCCACGTGCGGGAGATCACCGCGTGCCTTCAATCTGCAAAGCGCGGCGGGGCCGCGTATGCCGTGAATACGCTTTATCCGAATGTGCAATCGATTCGTCGTTTTCTGGCCGCGGCGACGCGCCTCCGCCAGCATCAACGGGTCGCCTTCGTCGATGCGGCATGCAACAGCCAAGTCGCATATCCGCTGCTCGATGTGATTGGCCGCGCCGTCGGAGGTTTGCGCCCGTGGTCGTTCGGTGCTTGCGCGCCCGACCAGGGCGGTTCTCCGTTTCGCATGCTCCACGCGACCCTTGGCGGCGTGCCGGTCACTCTGCGGATGCAAAACCAAGTGCACCCGGAGGATCCGGACAACCATTCGCATTTCATGCATCGCCTCGAGCTCGGTTTCGAGGCCGGGGTGCTGACCCTCGCCGACACCCACGGCCTGGTGCTCTGGAATCCACGCCTGCACGCCCCTCGCGATGCCACGGGCCGGCTGCTCATGGGCGGCCCCGGGACGGAGCGTCTAGCCGTACCCAGCACGTCCGTCCTCGGCGAGTCCGAGGCGCGCAGCTACCACGATGTCTTCGCGCGAACGTGGCCCGATGCGGTCGTGGCCGCATTGCACGATTTGTGTGACGACATCGCCGACCCGGCGCGGCGTGCGCGTGCGGGGCAATGGGCCATCGGCGTGTCCTCCGCCTGGCGCGATCTCACGGCTCGTATCGGAATGCCCGAGTTGATTCGGCCCGATCCGCCGCAGCCCTTTCCCTTGGAGAAGCTCCATGTCCTGTAG